One Glycine soja cultivar W05 chromosome 2, ASM419377v2, whole genome shotgun sequence genomic region harbors:
- the LOC114389199 gene encoding protein IQ-DOMAIN 14-like isoform X2, translating to MGKKGSWFSAIKRVFTHHSKGKDSDNNKGTKEKKKSLGKLKHGETNSFIPLFREPSSIEKIFGDFEREQQLLGLRPATPPERPKTPPYVPPRAPSPRPPSPRAPSPRPPSPRAASPRVASPRVTSPKAASSRIAHHHKEVGYRPEPTLRQQHATATKIQSVYRGYMARRSFRALKGLVRLQGVVRGQNVKRQTVNAMKHMQLLVRVQSQIQSRRIQMLENQARYQADFKNDKDAASILGKLTSEAGNEEWDDSLLTKEEVEARLQRKVEAIIKRERAMAFAYSHQLWKATPKSTHTPMTDTRSSGFPWWWNWLERQTPAATPQERQSLKNFQITPPRPYSEQKTSPRPGSSTQRQPQSQQQQPHVSFDNMDTPTPKSTKSTIVASSKPVRMPPFRTPQANSSGSGSKYPRPRDVGSNSPFDLPLKDDDSLTSCPPFSVPNYMAPTLSARAKARASSNPRERLGGTPTSTDSKRRLSFPLSQGIGSFKWSKGFSSKDQRVPDKFQSLESIGNVSVDSTVSLPARVVGRKPFTRFV from the exons ATGGGAAAGAAGGGGAGTTGGTTTTCTGCAATCAAGAGAGTTTTCACACACCACTCCAAGGGGAAG GATTCAGATAATAACAAAGGcacaaaagagaagaagaaaagtctAGGAAAACTAAAGCATGGAGAGACCAATTCATTCATCCCCCTCTTCAGAGAGCCAAGCAGCATTGAGAAAATCTTCGGGGACTTCGAAAGGGAGCAACAATTACTGGGGTTAAGGCCTGCCACTCCTCCGGAGAGACCTAAAACACCACCTTATGTCCCTCCAAGAGCTCCTTCTCCTAGACCTCCCTCTCCGAGGGCTCCTTCTCCAAGGCCTCCATCTCCAAGGGCTGCTTCTCCGAGGGTGGCTTCTCCACGAGTTACCTCTCCCAAAGCCGCGTCTTCCCGGATTGCTCATCACCACAAGGAGGTTGGCTACAGACCAGAGCCAACTTTGAGGCAACAGCATGCCACAGCTACTAAGATCCAGTCTGTTTACAGAGGCTATATG GCCAGGAGGAGTTTTAGAGCTCTAAAGGGTCTGGTGAGGCTTCAAGGAGTGGTAAGAGGACAGAATGTGAAGAGGCAGACAGTAAATGCCATGAAACACATGCAGCTGTTAGTGCGAGTTCAATCTCAGATTCAGTCTCGAAGGATCCAGATGTTGGAAAACCAGGCACGATATCAAGCCGATTTCAAGAATGATAAGGATGCAGCCAGTATCTTGGGCAAACTCACT TCTGAAGCAGGCAATGAAGAGTGGGATGATAGCTTACTGACCAAAGAGGAAGTAGAGGCAAGATTGCAGAGGAAGGTGGAAGCAATCATCAAAAGAGAAAGAGCAATGGCATTTGCATATTCACATCAG CTATGGAAAGCCACTCCGAAATCAACTCACACCCCGATGACAGATACACGATCCAGTGGATTCCCTTGGTGGTGGAACTGGTTGGAAAGACAAACACCTGCAGCAACTCCACAAGAAAGACAAAGCTTGAAGAATTTTCAAATCACACCTCCAAGACCATACTCAGAGCAAAAGACTAGTCCAAGACCTGGCTCCAGCACTCAAAGGCAGCCGCAGTCGCAGCAGCAGCAGcctcatgtttcctttgataaTATGGACACTCCCACACCAAAGTCCACAAAATCAACCATAGTGGCATCTTCAAAACCGGTGCGAATGCCTCCATTTAGAACTCCTCAGGCTAACAGCTCAGGCTCAGGCTCTAAATATCCGAGACCAAGGGATGTAGGGTCCAATTCACCCTTTGATTTGCCATTGAAGGATGATGACAGCCTCACAAGCTGCCCACCATTTTCAGTGCCAAACTACATGGCTCCAACCCTTTCAGCCCGGGCCAAAGCACGTGCTAGTAGTAATCCTAGAGAAAGGCTTGGTGGAACTCCAACTAGTACTGATTCAAAGAGGAGGCTCTCATTCCCTTTATCACAAGGAATTGGATCATTCAAGTGGTCTAAAGGGTTCTCAAGCAAGGATCAAAGGGTGCCAGACAAATTTCAGTCACTTGAATCTATAGGAAATGTGAGTGTGGATTCAACGGTGTCTTTGCCTGCAAGGGTGGTGGGAAGAAAGCCTTTTACAAGATTTGTGTGA
- the LOC114389199 gene encoding protein IQ-DOMAIN 14-like isoform X1, whose translation MGKKGSWFSAIKRVFTHHSKGKQDSDNNKGTKEKKKSLGKLKHGETNSFIPLFREPSSIEKIFGDFEREQQLLGLRPATPPERPKTPPYVPPRAPSPRPPSPRAPSPRPPSPRAASPRVASPRVTSPKAASSRIAHHHKEVGYRPEPTLRQQHATATKIQSVYRGYMARRSFRALKGLVRLQGVVRGQNVKRQTVNAMKHMQLLVRVQSQIQSRRIQMLENQARYQADFKNDKDAASILGKLTSEAGNEEWDDSLLTKEEVEARLQRKVEAIIKRERAMAFAYSHQLWKATPKSTHTPMTDTRSSGFPWWWNWLERQTPAATPQERQSLKNFQITPPRPYSEQKTSPRPGSSTQRQPQSQQQQPHVSFDNMDTPTPKSTKSTIVASSKPVRMPPFRTPQANSSGSGSKYPRPRDVGSNSPFDLPLKDDDSLTSCPPFSVPNYMAPTLSARAKARASSNPRERLGGTPTSTDSKRRLSFPLSQGIGSFKWSKGFSSKDQRVPDKFQSLESIGNVSVDSTVSLPARVVGRKPFTRFV comes from the exons ATGGGAAAGAAGGGGAGTTGGTTTTCTGCAATCAAGAGAGTTTTCACACACCACTCCAAGGGGAAG CAGGATTCAGATAATAACAAAGGcacaaaagagaagaagaaaagtctAGGAAAACTAAAGCATGGAGAGACCAATTCATTCATCCCCCTCTTCAGAGAGCCAAGCAGCATTGAGAAAATCTTCGGGGACTTCGAAAGGGAGCAACAATTACTGGGGTTAAGGCCTGCCACTCCTCCGGAGAGACCTAAAACACCACCTTATGTCCCTCCAAGAGCTCCTTCTCCTAGACCTCCCTCTCCGAGGGCTCCTTCTCCAAGGCCTCCATCTCCAAGGGCTGCTTCTCCGAGGGTGGCTTCTCCACGAGTTACCTCTCCCAAAGCCGCGTCTTCCCGGATTGCTCATCACCACAAGGAGGTTGGCTACAGACCAGAGCCAACTTTGAGGCAACAGCATGCCACAGCTACTAAGATCCAGTCTGTTTACAGAGGCTATATG GCCAGGAGGAGTTTTAGAGCTCTAAAGGGTCTGGTGAGGCTTCAAGGAGTGGTAAGAGGACAGAATGTGAAGAGGCAGACAGTAAATGCCATGAAACACATGCAGCTGTTAGTGCGAGTTCAATCTCAGATTCAGTCTCGAAGGATCCAGATGTTGGAAAACCAGGCACGATATCAAGCCGATTTCAAGAATGATAAGGATGCAGCCAGTATCTTGGGCAAACTCACT TCTGAAGCAGGCAATGAAGAGTGGGATGATAGCTTACTGACCAAAGAGGAAGTAGAGGCAAGATTGCAGAGGAAGGTGGAAGCAATCATCAAAAGAGAAAGAGCAATGGCATTTGCATATTCACATCAG CTATGGAAAGCCACTCCGAAATCAACTCACACCCCGATGACAGATACACGATCCAGTGGATTCCCTTGGTGGTGGAACTGGTTGGAAAGACAAACACCTGCAGCAACTCCACAAGAAAGACAAAGCTTGAAGAATTTTCAAATCACACCTCCAAGACCATACTCAGAGCAAAAGACTAGTCCAAGACCTGGCTCCAGCACTCAAAGGCAGCCGCAGTCGCAGCAGCAGCAGcctcatgtttcctttgataaTATGGACACTCCCACACCAAAGTCCACAAAATCAACCATAGTGGCATCTTCAAAACCGGTGCGAATGCCTCCATTTAGAACTCCTCAGGCTAACAGCTCAGGCTCAGGCTCTAAATATCCGAGACCAAGGGATGTAGGGTCCAATTCACCCTTTGATTTGCCATTGAAGGATGATGACAGCCTCACAAGCTGCCCACCATTTTCAGTGCCAAACTACATGGCTCCAACCCTTTCAGCCCGGGCCAAAGCACGTGCTAGTAGTAATCCTAGAGAAAGGCTTGGTGGAACTCCAACTAGTACTGATTCAAAGAGGAGGCTCTCATTCCCTTTATCACAAGGAATTGGATCATTCAAGTGGTCTAAAGGGTTCTCAAGCAAGGATCAAAGGGTGCCAGACAAATTTCAGTCACTTGAATCTATAGGAAATGTGAGTGTGGATTCAACGGTGTCTTTGCCTGCAAGGGTGGTGGGAAGAAAGCCTTTTACAAGATTTGTGTGA